GGCAAATAGAGGTTTGCGGCCCTCATGATCACCTCACAGGCCAGCCCAAGCCATGAAAATGGCAACCTGCAACGGTCCGAGGTGGCCAAAATAGTGAAAAATTTCATCGAGGCCGTGGAACAGGTGGTGGCCACCACCGCCCAGACCCGGGTAACCGCCCGCACAAAGGCGGCCACCCTTGCGGAGTACTCCTCCATCGAGGGGGACGCCGCTGGCGCCCTGGCGTTCATAGGGGATTTTGGCGGCCAGTTCATCATTGTGTTCACCAAAGAGGCGATCTGCGAAATAACAACTAATATGCTTTACGCCTCCACCCCTTATAAAAACCACCGGGATCCGGATGTGGAGGGGGCCATAGGGGAGCTTACGAACCAGATCGGCGGCCAGGCCCGGAAAGGCATAAACGAGCGCACGGGATGGAAAGCCACCAACGGCATACCCAGCGTTATAGTAGGGGAGAGCATCCGGTGGACCATATATGGCTCCGGCGCCATCATTGTCCGCGTGCCGTTCACCACCCCGGAACTCCACGAGTTTTACCTGGAAGTGGCCGTGTCCCACCACCCGGCCGCGGGCGGAATGGTGATCTAGAATCGGGCTAACTGGCGGGCGCATTGGCCGCTCCATGAAAAATTCTTCCCCTAACTATTGACAACAGTTGGGCCTTTATATAAACTTTTCCTTTTCTTGAGCGCGGCAAAGGTTCTGCCGCCACAGCCTGTTATTGGACAATCGGCTGTTATAAAGAGAAGGCTTTACGAAGGAGACTTTGAGTTGCCGACGATAAATCAGTTGGTGAGAAAAGGGCGGGCCAACCTGGCCAGGAAGACGAAGAGCCCGGCGCTCACTTCATGCCCGCAAAGACGCGGGGTTTGCGTGAGGGTTTACACCTCCACGCCCAAGAAGCCGAACTCGGCTCTGAGGAAGGTGGCCAGGGTGCGGC
This DNA window, taken from Nitrospinota bacterium, encodes the following:
- a CDS encoding chemotaxis protein CheX; this encodes MITSQASPSHENGNLQRSEVAKIVKNFIEAVEQVVATTAQTRVTARTKAATLAEYSSIEGDAAGALAFIGDFGGQFIIVFTKEAICEITTNMLYASTPYKNHRDPDVEGAIGELTNQIGGQARKGINERTGWKATNGIPSVIVGESIRWTIYGSGAIIVRVPFTTPELHEFYLEVAVSHHPAAGGMVI